The genomic DNA ATCATCTCTAAGAGCTTCTTGCGGTATTCATCGGTATATTTTTCCGGCTCAAACGTGGTGGCCAGATTCTCAATGAGCTCCCGGGCCATTTTCATTTCATTGTCATGCAGTTCAATTTTGCGGTCAAATCCCGGCAATTGAGCAGGATTGCGAATTTCATCGGGATAGTATATTGTTTCCATCACCAGATAATCCTGATAACCCCGCACCACAGCCAGCGACTCTTTATTGCGGATAACCACTTTGGCCACCGCAATTTTTCCCGTCTCCGCCATGGCCTGCCGCAGCAGGGAGTAAGGCTTTTCCCCGGCCTCACCCGGTGCCAGGTAATATGTTTTGTCAAAATACAACGGATCAATTTCCTCCAAAGAGACAAAATCAATAATATCTATGGTACGGGTCCGGTCATCGGGAATTTTATCCAGATCTTCTTCATTAATTATCACAAACCGGCCGGACTCATACTCATAACCGCGGACGATATCCTCTTGAGTTACTTCTTTGCCGCAGGCCGAGCAGACCCGCTGATATCGAATAGGTGCCTGACACTCTTTATGCAGGTAGCGAAATTTGACGTCT from Dethiobacter alkaliphilus AHT 1 includes the following:
- the ku gene encoding non-homologous end joining protein Ku is translated as MRTIWKGAISFGLVSVPIKLFPATEQKDVKFRYLHKECQAPIRYQRVCSACGKEVTQEDIVRGYEYESGRFVIINEEDLDKIPDDRTRTIDIIDFVSLEEIDPLYFDKTYYLAPGEAGEKPYSLLRQAMAETGKIAVAKVVIRNKESLAVVRGYQDYLVMETIYYPDEIRNPAQLPGFDRKIELHDNEMKMARELIENLATTFEPEKYTDEYRKKLLEMIHAKIEGEQIAVPEVAAQGKVVDLMDALKASVEMAKKSSDKEKKPARKKRKKASGE